From the genome of Selenomonadales bacterium, one region includes:
- a CDS encoding C40 family peptidase — translation LEGAGVIEKDSIYIAPYSNEWHLHHSEEWFKRYVEEYCDKVDDLQVGDFVLYQYGRCISHGAVYVGNNVVCHSLVDQGCVLTDMDDVMFYDRKGKSRVRGYYRYRGD, via the coding sequence CTGGAAGGTGCAGGCGTGATCGAAAAGGACAGCATATATATCGCGCCGTACTCGAATGAATGGCACCTGCACCACTCTGAAGAGTGGTTTAAGCGGTACGTAGAAGAGTACTGTGATAAGGTAGATGACTTGCAGGTCGGTGACTTCGTGCTCTATCAGTACGGCCGCTGTATAAGTCATGGCGCGGTCTATGTCGGTAATAATGTGGTGTGTCATTCACTTGTCGATCAAGGCTGTGTACTGACTGATATGGACGATGTGATGTTTTACGACCGCAAAGGCAAGAGCCGCGTGCGTGGATATTATCGGTATCGGGGTGATTAG